The Dehalococcoidales bacterium genomic interval TCTCCAGATTGGTCTTGATCCGCTGTTTGAGGGCTTTAATTCCATCAACATCCGGGGCGACCTTTTTTGCCAGCTCGTCATCTGCCGGGGGCATATCTTCTTCTTTTACTTCCAGCACTTTCGCCTGGAAATTGGCGATTTTGCCGGCCATCTCCGGAACTGGATAGTCTTCTCCCAATTCTAAATCAAAAGTTTTTTCTTCACCCGTTTTCATGCCCACAAAAGATTCCGCCAGACCTTTTAGGTAAGAAGGTTTATCTACCTGAATATGATACTGAGAAGATTTTTCTTTAATGAATGGCTTGCCTTCAACATTGCTCTCCAAATCTATGATAAGCATATCGCCATCTTTTGCCGGACGCTCAACAGGCAACCATGCTGACATTGAGCGGCGGATTTCTTCAAGCGTTTCGTCAACCTGTTTGGATGTAATTTTAACCTTTTTTTGCTTCGTCTTGAGCTTTTTATAGTCTCCCAGTTCAATCTTGGGTGGCAAGGGCACAGTGGCTTTCAAGATAGCCGGCTCCTGCTGTACAACCTCCACCTGTGGCCGGCCATAATAATCCAGTTTTTCTTCTATTATGGCTTTTTCAACCACGTCAGGAGCCAGTATCTCAATGGCATCCGCCTGAATTGCGTCTTTACCTACATGCTTTTCAAGAACCCGCCTGGGTGCCTTGCCCTTGCGAAAACCGGGTATATTAGCATGTTCTCCCGCATGCTTATAGGCTGCGTCAACTGCCTTTTTCATTTCTGCCTCATCGGCTTCAATGGTGAGTATCGCCTGACAATTTTCAAACTGTTTTTCTGTTATCCGCATTACTTCCCCTTTTTAGGTTATTTTCTCATCTATTTTTATATGCAAATCTTCAAGCTGTTCATCAGCTACAAAATCTGGAGCGCCAAAGGTAAGATCCTGGGCATTCTGGTTCTTGGGGAAAGGTATCACTTCCCGAATGGATGATTCCTGGCAGAGAAGCATTACGAATCTGTCGATACCGACCGCAACACCGCCATGCGGTGGCGCACCGTAGGAAAAGGCTTC includes:
- the tig gene encoding trigger factor; translation: MRITEKQFENCQAILTIEADEAEMKKAVDAAYKHAGEHANIPGFRKGKAPRRVLEKHVGKDAIQADAIEILAPDVVEKAIIEEKLDYYGRPQVEVVQQEPAILKATVPLPPKIELGDYKKLKTKQKKVKITSKQVDETLEEIRRSMSAWLPVERPAKDGDMLIIDLESNVEGKPFIKEKSSQYHIQVDKPSYLKGLAESFVGMKTGEEKTFDLELGEDYPVPEMAGKIANFQAKVLEVKEEDMPPADDELAKKVAPDVDGIKALKQRIKTNLENRENQKSTTDYELNLVEELVEKSKLEYPPILVNSEADKMIESQLRQWRNYSRSKEEFEERLKQNSYESLQAQYKKPAEERLRRSLVLTKFVEEEGITVTDEELDAEIERIASGYGEQKEERMQALKNPEIANNIRADLLTVKALQKLKEYAEKPTKKTSVKQEEKEETNQEEDNV